In the Methanosphaera stadtmanae DSM 3091 genome, TAAAATCTTTAAAGATATAATATAATAAAAAAATACTGTATTAATGTTGAATAATAATGTATTCTTCATATTATTTATTATTAAGCCTGATAATTTCCAAAAAAGTAGATTTTTAGTAGATATAAATTTAATTATGTAAATATTATGAAAAAAAGAATTAAAAAAAAGAAATGAAAAAATAATACTTATGCTCGTGCCCTACTTAAATTATTAGTATTTTGAACAGCTGTTGTATTATTATAAACCCCAGTAGTATTGTTACTATTTTTATCTGCAATATACTGTGATATATTAGTTATATTTTTTCCACTGGTTTTATTATTTGATTGATCATATAAAACAATACTTTCTTTAAGAGATATTGATGTTGTATTAATTTTAACTTTACCAGAAGAATATACTTCACCAATAGCAGTAGCAGTAATACTGTATGTTTGTTCAGGAGCTATTATAATTGCTCCACCAGATGATACTTGTACATCTTTTGATGCTAAAGCTGTTATTGTAACTGTTTGATTTCCAGTATCATCACTTGAAACCTTCGCTGTAACAGAATTCAGATTAACACTCAAATTCGTTAAATTATTTAAAACTAAAGCTACATTCTCATTATTAGTTATATTTAATGTATTCTGATCTTTTAGATTTTTTTCACCAGTAAAAGAACCTATAAAATCTGAAGCTTCATTTATTTGTACTGAAACCAATTCCACAGGATCAACATGACCTGAAGATATTAAAGTATACGATGCAAACAATCCAATTTCAAAAAATATGAAAATCCCTACAACAAAAAGAAGAATCTTAAGTATCTTTGACATTAATTTACCCCCATAGTTTAATTAATATAAAATAGTATAATAACAGTTTATATTCTAATATTAATTTAAGTTAATTATAATATATATTATATATTATATTATTGAGATAAAAAAATATATAATTAAAAAAAATGTAGCTGATCTAATGTCAAATGATATAATTAAAAAATTTCAAAAAGCACAACTGTTATTAAATAACAATGCTTATGCAGAAATCAAGGGAAATTCTGATTATGATTATCTAATTAATGAATTAATAGAATATATTGAAGAAAATGAAAATGATCAGTATATCATCACTACACAAACTATAAGAAATTATCAAGAACAAGAAAAAAGAAGAATACATGAATCAATAATTGAAAATCCAAAAACAAGAGAAATACGATCGAAACAAGAAACACCATACGAAGTAATACTTGATGTAACAAACAAATCATACACTGATGGAGATATTAATGATTTAAATAAGTACTTCAATAGTAGATATGATAAATTAAAGAAAATTATACAAGAAAATCCTGAATTTAAGAAAATAAATGAATTAAAAACTACAAAAACAAACATTGATAATTTACAAGTTATTGGAATGATAAATAATATTAATAATACAAAAAATGGGCATAGAATAATAGAAATAGAAGATCCTACAGGTACTGGAAGTGTCATAATACTAAATGATAACGAAGATTTAATAAATAGTAGTCAGACACTTGTAAAAGATGAAGTTATTGGAGTTAGTGGTAGTACTAATGGAACATTAATAAGAGCAGATGAAATTGTACATCCAGGAATTCAAAGACATAAAATTATAGATAAAGACATGAATTTTTCAATAGTATTTATTTCAGATGTTCATATAGGTAGTAAACAATTTGATGAAGATTCATTTAATAGATTCATTAAATGGTTAAATGGAAATTATGGAAATCAAGAGCAACAAGACCTTGCAAACGATGTTAAATACCTTGTTATTGGTGGAGACTTAGTTGATGGTATTGGAATCTATCCAAATCAAGAAAAGGAATTAAAAATTAAAGATATATATGAACAATATGCTGAAGCTGCACGCCTATTAGGTGATATTACAGATATTCCTATAATATTATCTCCAGGTAACCATGATGCTACACGTCTTGCAGAACCTCAACCTGCATTAACTGAGAAATATGCTAAAGATTTATGTAATCAGAAAAATATTGAAATG is a window encoding:
- a CDS encoding DNA-directed DNA polymerase II small subunit; its protein translation is MSNDIIKKFQKAQLLLNNNAYAEIKGNSDYDYLINELIEYIEENENDQYIITTQTIRNYQEQEKRRIHESIIENPKTREIRSKQETPYEVILDVTNKSYTDGDINDLNKYFNSRYDKLKKIIQENPEFKKINELKTTKTNIDNLQVIGMINNINNTKNGHRIIEIEDPTGTGSVIILNDNEDLINSSQTLVKDEVIGVSGSTNGTLIRADEIVHPGIQRHKIIDKDMNFSIVFISDVHIGSKQFDEDSFNRFIKWLNGNYGNQEQQDLANDVKYLVIGGDLVDGIGIYPNQEKELKIKDIYEQYAEAARLLGDITDIPIILSPGNHDATRLAEPQPALTEKYAKDLCNQKNIEMVSNPSVVNLDNIKVQIYHGRSFDDIVMALNNYTHADTDKIMQLLLEKRHLAPIYGERTPLASEFEDYLVIDDIPDVLHTGHVHINSHTKYKGVHMLNSGTFQKQTEFQKIYNIVPTCAQVPVLNHGTLQLLDFTKE